A genomic stretch from Puntigrus tetrazona isolate hp1 chromosome 6, ASM1883169v1, whole genome shotgun sequence includes:
- the dlgap4b gene encoding disks large-associated protein 4 isoform X5, whose protein sequence is MTTCKKVAPPPVPPRTTSKPFISVTVQSSTESAQDCYPDPHDRKSEANSQSGRSNSSDSLDSLAKGSRPQLPVAPPREPQIPAAVVISPSPLRESHHEQVKGEALAADEPPADPVPRRKLSSIGIQVDCIQEIQAKVETPPLARFQSIGVQVEDGWTFSRSSSMASRQETDSDTQDLSLTSLTFPSNSKHAEKKVMVNSASQSVDSPPQLSLDNGNHDNDVAVTTSGPSRQILTNRSTTQSSSSSFSESLDPALDPSSLPPPDPWLESGNGTGNGGPSQPLTGATGAAACRRDGHWFLKLLQAETGRMEGWCSQMEKETKEHQLSEEVLGKVRTAVGCAQLLMSQKFQQFRGLCEQNLNVNANPRPTAQDLAGFWDLLQLSIEDISLKFDELYHLKSNDWKLEGDSPEKQENQKQAPPVPKKPGKSKAALGREKSNDSVDKQRQEARKRLMAAKRAQSVKQNSATESADSIEIYVPEAQTRL, encoded by the exons ATGACCACCTGTAAGAAGGTGGCTCCGCCCCCCGTACCTCCTCGAACCACCTCCAAACCCTTCATCTCCGTCACCGTTCAGAGCAGCACCGAATCCGCTCAGGACTGCTACCCCGACCCTCACGACCGCAAGAGCGAGGCCAACAGCCAATCGGGGCGCAGCAACTCCTCCGACAGCCTCGACAGCCTAGCCAAAGGGTCGCGACCCCAGCTTCCCGTAGCTCCGCCCCGTGAACCCCAGATCCCGGCGGCCGTGGTCATCTCTCCCAGCCCGCTCCGAGAGTCCCATCATGAGCAGGTGAAGGGGGAGGCGCTCGCCGCGGACGAACCCCCCGCAGACCCCGTCCCGAGAAGAAAGCTCTCCTCCATCGGGATTCAA GTGGACTGTATTCAGGAAATCCAGGCTAAGGTCGAGACGCCGCCGCTGGCCAGGTTCCAGTCGATCGGTGTTCAAGTGGAGGACGGCTGGAC ttTCAGCCGCTCCAGTAGTATGGCCTCTCGGCAAGAGACGGACTCAGACACACAAGATCTCTCGCTCACATCGCTAACATTCCCGTCCAACTCCAAGCACGCCGAGAAGAAAGTCATGGTCAACAGCGCCAGCCAATCGGTGGACTCGCCTCCGCAGCTCTCCCTCGACAACGGTAACCATGACAACGACGTGGCGGTGACGACCAGCGGCCCCTCCCGACAGATCCTGACCAACCGCTCGACCACGCAGAGCAGCTCCTCGTCCTTCTCCGAGAGCCTGGATCCGGCCCTCGACCCCTCGTCCCTCCCGCCGCCCGACCCCTGGCTGGAGAGCGGGAACGGGACGGGGAACGGGGGCCCCTCCCAGCCGCTGACGGGGGCCACGGGGGCCGCAGCGTGCCGGCGGGACGGTCACTGGTTCCTGAAGCTCCTGCAGGCCGAGACGGGACGGATGGAGGGATGGTGCAGTCAGATGGAGAAAGAGACCAAAGAGCACCAGCTCTCAGAGGAGG ttttGGGGAAGGTCCGGACCGCGGTGGGCTGTGCTCAGCTCCTCATGTCCCAGAAGTTCCAGCAGTTCAGAGGCCTGTGTGAACAAAACCTG AATGTGAACGCAAACCCCAGACCCACGGCTCAAGATCTGGCTGGGTTTTGGGATCTTCTTCAGCTCTCAATAGAAGACATCAGCCTCAAGTTTGACGAGCTTTATCATCTCAAATCAAACGACTGGAAGCTGGAAGGAGACTCACCGGAGAAGCAG GAGAACCAGAAGCAGGCTCCACCGGTGCCCAAGAAGCCTGGGAAGAGTAAAGCGGCCCTGGGCCGAGAGAAGAGCAACGACTCGGTGGACAAACAGAGACAGGAGGCTCGCAAGCGGCTCATGGCGGCCAAGAGAGCTCAGTCCGTCAAGCAGAACTCTGCCACCGAGAGCGCCGACAGCATCGAGATCTACGTCCCCGAGGCTCAGACGCGGCTCTGA